GGCGAAGGCCTCCGACTGCTTCCAGGGCGCCCTCGCCTCAGACCACGCCTTCCGCGCCGCCGCGAGGCCCTCCTCCGTCGGCCCGCCGCAGAACGAGCGCGCCGCGTCGGCGAAGGTGACGGAGCGCGAGGCGAAGTCGCGATAGGTCGGCAGAATCACGGTCTCGCCGAGGGATCGGAGCATCTCCCGCCGGTCGAAGAGGTCCTCTTGCGTGGTGCCGGGATCGGTGCCGCCTCCGCAGCCGTGGAGCGCAACGAAGGGGAGCGCGGCGAACGGGAGGAGCGCGAGGGCGATCAGGTTTCGACGGTTCATAGAGATTCCACGAAGCGGACCAGGGCGTCGCGCTCCTCTCGAGGCAGGTTGCGGAAGTGCTCGCGTGCGTTCTCTGCCTCCCCGCCGTGCCAGAGGATCGCCTCCGCCACGCCGCGGGCCCTGCCGTCGTGCAGCAGGCGGTCGTGGCGGTTCACGGCGGGAACGAAGCCGAGGCCCCAGAGCGGCGGCGTCCGCCAGTCGCGCCCGCCGGCGGCGAAGACCGGACGGTCGTCGGCCAGGTCCTCGCCGAGGTCGTGCAGGAGGAGATCGGTATAGGGGAAAATCACCTGGCGTGAGAGCTGAGGAAGCTCGGGGAAATCGCCCGTCTCGTGGCGCGCGACGTGGCAGGTCGAGCAGCCCGCGTCGCGGAAGAGCTGTCTGCCGCGCAGCACGTCGGGATCCTCCGCCTTCTGTCGCGCAGGCGGCGCGAGGGTCATCGAGTAGAACACCACCCGATCGAAGAACTTCGCCTCGATCTCCGGCGACTCGCCCCGCGGTGCCTCGCGGCAGTCCACCTGCACCTCGGGACACTCCTCCTCGAGGTAGACGGGGTTGGTGATCCCCATGTCGCCGACGAAGGCGCCTGCGGTCTGCTGGCGCACGGTGGGCTGCTCCGCCTTCCAGCCGAAGCGCCCGAGCCGCATCCGCTTCTCGGTGTCGTCCCAGACGAGGTTTGGGCGCCCCGCGATGCCCTTGCCGCTCGCGGCTTGCGCCTCGGCGAGGGCGTGGATCCGCTCCTCGGGGATCGCCTCGAGGAGGCCGAGGCCGATCATCTGGGGCGCGACCCGGGGCGAAACGAGGGCCTGCGGATCCAGGGGACCGAACGCGAGCTGGTCGAAGCCGTAGGTCGGACGCAGCAGCGTGTACGGCTCGCCGTCGCCATACCGGCCGGCCACCTCCGCGTACTCGATCGTCACCTTCCCTTCGGCGGGGACTC
The Vulgatibacter incomptus DNA segment above includes these coding regions:
- a CDS encoding di-heme oxidoredictase family protein; its protein translation is MAKRSVKGPLLAALLLASCGGNEGAEAVDPAEALPGGETTNQMIFGSNAFTMPAANLDEDQRALFNTGHSFFDASWVVFPATTTARQGLGPTFNARSCSTCHAKDGRGRPPKVDEVVEGFLVRLSVPGEGPHGEPLPDPSYGTQFKPYSIPGVPAEGKVTIEYAEVAGRYGDGEPYTLLRPTYGFDQLAFGPLDPQALVSPRVAPQMIGLGLLEAIPEERIHALAEAQAASGKGIAGRPNLVWDDTEKRMRLGRFGWKAEQPTVRQQTAGAFVGDMGITNPVYLEEECPEVQVDCREAPRGESPEIEAKFFDRVVFYSMTLAPPARQKAEDPDVLRGRQLFRDAGCSTCHVARHETGDFPELPQLSRQVIFPYTDLLLHDLGEDLADDRPVFAAGGRDWRTPPLWGLGFVPAVNRHDRLLHDGRARGVAEAILWHGGEAENAREHFRNLPREERDALVRFVESL